The nucleotide window AGAATGAGCAGCCCGATGGCCAGCGAGAAGGAGGCCGCGAACGCGGTCCAACCGACCAACTTGAGCGCGGCGGCCGCGAAACGGGATCTGAACCGGGTGCGGGTCACCTGGCGCCACGTGTCGTCTTGCATCGTACGCACGGTCGGCAGCGCGCCGAAAAGGCGCAGCTCCTTGCGGCCCGCCTCGTTGATCTGCAGGTCGAACAGGTCTTGCTGGAGCCGGAACCGCTCGGTCGACGCCGCTTCAGCGCTGGCGACCCATCCCTGGCCCCTGCGGTTTGCAAGGATCGGGAGCAGCGCGAAAAGTAGCAGCAGCGGCATCCACCACGAGACCGTCGCCAGAAGGCTCACGCTCACCACGATCTTGAGCACCGCTAAGAGCGTGCCAACCGCGCCCCAAGTGCCGCGCAGTAGAGCGCCTGCTCCACCGCGCACGATGACGACGCGGTCGAGGTAATCCGACCGCTCCAGATGCTCGATGCCAGGAAGATCGTTGATCAGCCGGTGGAGCTCGGGGTTAAGGCCGAGCCGACCCACACGGTCAGTGAGGGTCCCGACCATGTTGAACAGCAGCTCGCGGAAGGTGAGCACCAGCGCGAACGACACGGCCACGCCAAGGACCGCGACGGTCAACTGCGCTCCGGGCTGTCCTGCCTCGTTCACCAACCAACGGATGGCGAGCGCGTTGACGGTGAACGCGGCGAGGTCGAACAGATAGACGGCGAGCACGCCAGACGACAGCCACGGGGCGGTCCGGAAGGACAGCCGGAACAGTTTCCACCAGACCTTGAAGGATTCAAGCATGAGTGAGTTCCTATTCGTTCGAGCCGTCGCGGAACCGCGCCGCCTGCAGGTTGAACATCTCCGCGTAGCGGCCACCAAGCGCCATGAGCTGGGGGTGGTTGCCCTCCTCGACGATGTGGCCATCGTCTAGGACGAGGATCCGGTCGGCGCCGCGGACGGTGCTGAGCCGGTGCGAGATCAGCAACATGCTGGCCCGTCCGCGCGTCGCGGCCAGGCTCTCGAGGATTTCCGCCTCGGCCTCGACATCCAGGTGGGCGGTCGGTTCGTCTAAGACGATGAGGCTCGCTCCGCGCTGGACAGCGGCCAGCACGCGCCCGATGCCGACGCGCTGCCACTGGCCGCCGGACAGGTCGGTGCCACCCACTCGCCCGGTCGAAAGGTTCGTCTCCAGCCCCTGCGGCAGACGCTGCACGAGCCGTCGGAGCCCCGCCTCATCCGTGACGGTGTCCAGGGCGGCGTCGGACATCTCCTGCAGAGACGTCACGTTGTCGCGCAGGGTCAGCGGGTAGTGCACGAAGTCCTGCAGGATGACGGCGGTGCGCGCACGCCAACTCTCAAGGTCCAGGGTCGACAGATCTTCCCCGTCGACGACGATCCGTCCCGAAGACGGTTGGTAGAAGCCGGAGAGCAGCTTCACCAGGGTCGACTTGCCTGCGCCGTTGATTCCGACCAGAGCGACGCGCTCGCCCGCCCCGATGCTGAAACTGACAGAATGGAGCACTTCATTCTCCTGCCCCGGGTAGGTGAAGGAGACGTCTTCGAAGGTCAGATTCTCCGCCAGGCGTCCGGTCGACGGCTTGGCGCCCGTGCGGGCTCCGCTCGACTCGGCGAGGCGCTCCAGGAGTTGTTCAAAGCGCTCGAGCACGCTCGCGCCCTTGATGATCCAGTGCGTCGCGCCGCCGCTCTCCACCAGACTGAAGACGGCGGGAGCCGCAGTGAGGGTCGCAGAGAGGAGAGCGACGCTGCCCGTCCGGCTGGAGGCGAGCGCGGCGATCCAGATCGCCGACGCGACGCCGCACAGAGCGAGCGACCACTGAACCCAGTGCCACTGCGAGATGCGATCGATGAAGTCCCACAGCGGACGGTTGGCGGCGCTGATGTGAGCCTGCATGCGGTCTACAGACCAGCGCGACAGACCGAAGATGCGGATCTCTTTGGCGGCCCCGGGAGAAACTGTGGCCCGACGCCACACGTCCGCGTGAAGCTCCGCTTCCACCGAGCTCTGCCAAAGGTCGGCGACCTTCATGGTCTGGCAGGTACGCCACCTCTGGAGCAGCATCGCGGGGACGAGGACGATGAGCGGCAGATACCACGCAACGGCGAACAGGATCGCGAGCGCGCCCAGCAGGCCGACCCGGTTCGACAGCAGCCGCAGCTGGGCGATTGCGCCCTGGCCGGGAGTCCCGTCCAGGCCGAGCCGGGGGTCTGCCTCCACCATGTGGATGCTCGTCTGCACGTCGGGCAGCTCGAGGACCTCAAGCGTCTGGCACGCGGCGATGGCGGCACCCAGGCGGGAGCGGTGGGCGCCGTCGATGCGGCTCTGCGCCAGATACTCCAGCGGCGCCACGAGCGAGTCGGCGAGGTAGCCGAGGAGGAGGAAACAGGTGAACGCCACTAGCGGCATGAGGGTGGCAGGCAGCAGTTGTTTGTCTGGCGCGCCCTCGATGGCGGCCACCACCCCGGCCAAGCCGGCCCCAACGGCCGTGGGAATCAGAGCCGACAGCAGCTCGAGGATCACCAAGACGAGCGTGACGGGGATACCGACGTCACCGAAGAGCCGGAGCAGGCTTGCGGCGCGGCGCATGAACTCAGGCATGCGAGCTCCGTAGGAGGAAGCCCACCATGAAGCCTGTGGGATCGATCTCGCGCGCGGTGGTGCGCTCATCGAGGATGGTGGCCCCGGCGTCGGCGAACAGGTCGCGCCATTGCGCTAGGGGCAAGAGGCGCTGCTCGGTCAGCACGTGGATCAGGAAGTAGGGATTGTAGTAGGCCTTGGCGAAGTCGTCGCTCATGGCTTTCGGGTTGGCCGACTGGTTGTCGACCTCGACGACGCCGAGGTGGGCGCTTGGCCGGGCCAGCGCGAGCGAGACTGCTTGGACGACCGCGTCTCGCCCCTGCTGCTCGAGGAGCTCCTGGAGTGTGAAGGCAACGATGAAGAACGGGCGGTCACAGTTCGTGGTCAACAGGCGATCGACGTCCTCGATCCCGCCGACCTCGAAGTGGACGCGATCTGCGATCCCCTTCTCCACGGCAGCCGCGTTAGCGGCCTCCATACCGGAGGCGTAGGGATCGAAACCGATACCAGGCAGGCCGAACTCCTCGCACAGGCTCATCAGGAACGAGCCGTCACCGCAGCCCATGTCGACGAGCACTCCCACGTCGCCGGTCTCGGCGATGAGTTGGCTGACCACGGGGATGGCGTCGTACTGGCTGATTCCGCAGCTGCCCTTGCCGACCCAGGCGCCGTCGCGGGTCGAGATGGTATTCCGGTCAGCCATGAGGGAGAGCAGCGGCTGGAGCGTCTTGTCATAGCCCCCCCCCATCAGTAACTCGTACCAAGGTCGAGCGAACAGGACGTCAGACCCGAACGGGGTGAGGCTGTAGGTGTCGTCGGCAGCGGGTCCGACAACGACACTCTTTGTTCTCAGAAAGTTCAGCAGGCCCTGGACGCGGCAGGGTACCCAGCCGGTAGCCTCGCTGATCTGTGCGACGGTCATGCGCTGGCTAGAGTGCAGGGTCTCAAG belongs to Actinomyces trachealis and includes:
- a CDS encoding ABC transporter ATP-binding protein: MPEFMRRAASLLRLFGDVGIPVTLVLVILELLSALIPTAVGAGLAGVVAAIEGAPDKQLLPATLMPLVAFTCFLLLGYLADSLVAPLEYLAQSRIDGAHRSRLGAAIAACQTLEVLELPDVQTSIHMVEADPRLGLDGTPGQGAIAQLRLLSNRVGLLGALAILFAVAWYLPLIVLVPAMLLQRWRTCQTMKVADLWQSSVEAELHADVWRRATVSPGAAKEIRIFGLSRWSVDRMQAHISAANRPLWDFIDRISQWHWVQWSLALCGVASAIWIAALASSRTGSVALLSATLTAAPAVFSLVESGGATHWIIKGASVLERFEQLLERLAESSGARTGAKPSTGRLAENLTFEDVSFTYPGQENEVLHSVSFSIGAGERVALVGINGAGKSTLVKLLSGFYQPSSGRIVVDGEDLSTLDLESWRARTAVILQDFVHYPLTLRDNVTSLQEMSDAALDTVTDEAGLRRLVQRLPQGLETNLSTGRVGGTDLSGGQWQRVGIGRVLAAVQRGASLIVLDEPTAHLDVEAEAEILESLAATRGRASMLLISHRLSTVRGADRILVLDDGHIVEEGNHPQLMALGGRYAEMFNLQAARFRDGSNE